The window GGCGGTTTGCGCCGTCGCTCAAGATCGGCTGCAGTTTTTCCGGGAACGCCCTAGAATTTCCAGTTCAGGCCGGTGCTGATCATGTGGCTGAGGTAGTCCTGGCGGCCGAAGTCGGCGTTGTAATAGACGAAGGCGCCGAGGTTGCGGCCAAAGGCGGCGCTGAGCCCGGCCCCGGCAAAGACGCTGTCGCGGGCGGGCACGGTGGTGGAGTAGTCAAAGGACGGACCGGCTCCGCCGTCGAGGCTCGCGCCGATGGTGGTGGAGTTTTGCAGGTACTCATGCTGCCAGAACATGCGCACCTCGGGGATGAGGGTGAGGCCGGAGGCGATGTTCCAGGTATAGGCAATACGGCCGCCGAGGTTGGTGCGGAGGCTGCTGGCATTCTGCTGTTCCACCCGCAGGTCGAGGCTGTCCGCGCCGGTCTCGGTGAAGGGCGCGATGCCGGAGTAGGTGTATTGCGCGCTGACGAGCGGGCCGAAGGTGAAGCCGCCCGCGCGCCAGTCGTGGCCGAGATCGAGGTAGGCGGAAAGCTGGCCGCCATCGGGGGTGGCGCGGGCGGTGCGGTCGATGGTGCTGAACTGGATGGAGCGCTTGGCGACGTAGCCATTGTACCCGCCGCTGACGATGGCGTCGCTGTAAAATCCGCCGCTCTGGAAGGAGGCGTACCCGCCGAAGAGGGCGGAGTTTACCGAGGCCATGCTGCCGTTGGCATACTTTGCATAGGCGCCCTGATAGCCGCCGAAGAGGCCGGTGGTGAGATTTTCGCTCCAGGCATAATCGGCCCCGACGAAGAAGCCGCCATTCTGGAAGCGGTAGCCGGGGAGATCGTTGACGGTGGCGACCTTGGAAAAGATGCCGTTGCCGAGCGCCCAGACGCCCCAGCGGTTGTCGGGAGCGGGGGCGAGGAGGTCCTTGCCATCGCGGGCGTCGAGGACGTTTTTTCCATTGCGGTCATTCTTCAGCGGAGCCTCCAGGCCCATGGCTTGGAAGCCCCGTGCGCCGAGGCGCACGGCCCCGAGGCGTTGCGCGATCATCTGGGTCTGCGCGACGGCCTGCTCGATGGTGGTGCCGGTGAGGGTCTGGTAATACGCGGGCGAGATGGCGTCGAAGGCGGCTGGGTATTGACTGGCACTCTGGAGGTCGAGGGCGGTGCTGACGGTGTCGCGGTCGCCCGTCGCGCCGATGTAGGAATCGAGGGCGCGGGCGACATTGCGCTGGTTTTGCGTCTCCGCGACGAGCGTGTAGCTGGCCGGGGCGACGAGGAGGATGCCTGTGCCGCCCTCGGCGAGGAAGCGCCCGCGATAGAGCGCCGGGTCGGGCATGGTAATGGTGTCAAACCCGCCGCTGATGCCGCCCGCCTGGAGGAAGGCGTACTGCTGACCGTACTGGAGCCCGCTGAAGCCGCCGAAGGTCTGCACATCGAGCGTGCCCGCGAGCGACGCCTGGCCGCCGACGAGTAGCCGGTCATACACGGTCAGGCTGGCGATTTCGATCTGGAGCGTGCCGGATGGGGTTTGCGTATAGTCGCCCGTGATGGTGAGCGTGCCGGGTGAATTGCCGGGCGCGACGCCGCCCTGGTTGAGCACATTGCCGAGGATGGAGCCGACGCCCTGGAGCCATGCGCCGGGCTGCACGATCACATCGGGCGCGGCGAGGACACCATTGACGGAAAGGACGCCCTGGGCGATGGAGGCGGGGCCGCCGGAGATGAGGGTGGCGAGGAGGTTCAGCAGGCCGGGGCCGAGTTTCGTAAAGCCGCCGGGCACGGCCACCAGATCGCCCGCGAGCGTGGCCTCGCCTCCTGTGACGGTGAGGTTTCCGCTGGTGACGCCGAGCGTGTTGTGGACCGTGAGCTGCGAGCCGGGGGCGAAGGTGAGCGAATTGACGGTGTTGCTGTCGGCGGCGGTCGCTGTCTGGACTGCTCCGCTGACGAGGAAGTCGGCGTTCGTCGGCGTGAAGGGGCCGCCGTTGTTTTGCAGGATGGGGCCGGTCGCCGCCCCCGAGAGGGTGAGCCGGAGCGTCGTGCCATCAAGCGAGAAAACCGCATTGAGTCCCGTCGCGCCGCCTGCGAGGGAGAAGAGCCCGAGCATGGAGGCGTCGAGATTGGACGCGCTCAGGAGGTCGTAGGTGACATTGGCGGCGAGGCCGGAAAGGGTGAAGACGCCGCCATTCGCGCCGAGCGTGAGGGTGTTGGCGATGTTGAGGAAATCCGCCCCGGCGGCGAGGGAGATGCGGCCGTCATTCCAGGTGAGCGACTGGATGTTGAGCGTGCCGGAGGGTGCGAGCGTGCCGCCGGAAAGGGTGACGCTGCCCATGCCGAGGGCGTAGGCGTTGGTGGTGCGGAGCGTGCCGCTCTCGACCTGGACAGTACCGGAGAACATCCCGATGCTGTTGCTGGTGATCGTGGTGGAACCCGTGCCGCTTTGCGAGACGACGCCGGTGCCGGAGAGGCGCGTGTTAAAGATGTAGTCCGCCGAGGTGTGCTGAAATCGCAGTGTGGCCCCGGAGGCGAGGTTTACCTGCGGGGCGTTCACCGCGCCTGCCGTGCTGTTGTCGCCGATATTGAGCTCGCTGCCGGAGCCTACATAGATGCCCTGGAGCGGATTGGTGACATTCAACTCGCCGCCGTCGCGCACGACGACGCGCGACGTGCCGTTGAAGCCGATGAACATGGCCGCCGTGGTCACCCGCGAGCCGGAGTCGGATATGGTGAGCGTGCCTTGGGACCCTGGGTCGCCGCCGAGAATGATCGCGCCCGCCTGGATGGCTGCTCCGCTGGCGACGGTGAGATCGGCCACGCCGCGCTGGCCGACGAAGAGGTTGCCGGAGATGGTCCACTGCGTGCCGGAGCCGGAGATGCTGGCCGTGGCGCTGCCGGTGGCCTGCGCGGCGAGGATGGCATCGCCCCCGGTTGTGATCGTGCTGCCAGCCGTGGCCTGAAAATACGCCCGCCCGGCGTCCCCGAGGGTCAGGCTTGTCGTCGTCTCCAGCGAGCCGCCGAACACCCAGGTGCTGCCGCGGGAGCCCGCGTTCTGGCCGAGGAGATAACTGCCGGAGGTGAGCGAACTCCCACCCCACACGGTGACGAAGGCGCTCGTCGCGCTCTCGCCGACCACGAGCGACCCGGTATTTTCCCAGCTGCCGCCATTCAGGACGACGCTGGCATTTGCCCCCGCCCCGGCCCCGACGACCGCCGAGCCGCTCGTCACCGAGCTGCCGGAGGTAGCCTGGAGCAGGGCGTCGCCCAGGCCGCCCACCACGAGCTCGCCCGCGACATCCCAGCGGCTGCCGGGATCGGTCAATAGCACGGAGCCGGTGGACCCATCCTCCGCGGCGATGACGGCATCCTGGCTCTGCACGAGTGCGCCCTGGTAGAGGGAGAGGGTGCCGTTGCCGGCCTGGCCGACTACGAGGCGGTCGCCTGTGATCCACTTGCTCCCGGCTCCGATGACCTGGACGAGGGATGACGCCGTGCCTGCGCCGTAGCCGATGTATGCACTGCCCCCGGCGGCCACCTTGGCGACAGAGCCCGAGGAGACGACGAGAGTGCCTGCGCCGTCCCGGCCCACGAAGAGGTCGCCGTGGTTGATCCAGGAGGTGGCGTAGCCAATGGCGGAGTTTGATAGAGTGATCTGGCCGCTGGACCCCGTGCCGTCTCCGATCACGGTGGTGACGGTGTTCAGCGCAGCGCCATTCTGCACCGAGAGCCTGCCGGTGCCCGCCGCGCCGACGGTGAGGGTGTCCTGCACGGTCCACTCGGCGGCGCTCCCGTTGAGATAGGCGGTGTTGCTCA of the Terrimicrobium sacchariphilum genome contains:
- a CDS encoding autotransporter domain-containing protein, with the protein product MKTWRRGVFQVLAYSALCSSLLRGETLYWTGPSTTWSTGTAAWADDIGGMGPAQAWHDGASAYFTASSVTPPYPATLILSGTVSANDITTNGSDYFVLYPSGGATLATADATMTMQINDTSMLLVNAPVTGSGGVTKSGSGSLYLTGGSSYTGDTLVQQGSLSTSGAAHTGGGNFTVDAIAGATATAMLFASSTNADVTIGATAAGVSNTAYLNGSAAEWTVQDTLTVGAAGTGRLSVQNGAALNTVTTVIGDGTGSSGQITLSNSAIGYATSWINHGDLFVGRDGAGTLVVSSGSVAKVAAGGSAYIGYGAGTASSLVQVIGAGSKWITGDRLVVGQAGNGTLSLYQGALVQSQDAVIAAEDGSTGSVLLTDPGSRWDVAGELVVGGLGDALLQATSGSSVTSGSAVVGAGAGANASVVLNGGSWENTGSLVVGESATSAFVTVWGGSSLTSGSYLLGQNAGSRGSTWVFGGSLETTTSLTLGDAGRAYFQATAGSTITTGGDAILAAQATGSATASISGSGTQWTISGNLFVGQRGVADLTVASGAAIQAGAIILGGDPGSQGTLTISDSGSRVTTAAMFIGFNGTSRVVVRDGGELNVTNPLQGIYVGSGSELNIGDNSTAGAVNAPQVNLASGATLRFQHTSADYIFNTRLSGTGVVSQSGTGSTTITSNSIGMFSGTVQVESGTLRTTNAYALGMGSVTLSGGTLAPSGTLNIQSLTWNDGRISLAAGADFLNIANTLTLGANGGVFTLSGLAANVTYDLLSASNLDASMLGLFSLAGGATGLNAVFSLDGTTLRLTLSGAATGPILQNNGGPFTPTNADFLVSGAVQTATAADSNTVNSLTFAPGSQLTVHNTLGVTSGNLTVTGGEATLAGDLVAVPGGFTKLGPGLLNLLATLISGGPASIAQGVLSVNGVLAAPDVIVQPGAWLQGVGSILGNVLNQGGVAPGNSPGTLTITGDYTQTPSGTLQIEIASLTVYDRLLVGGQASLAGTLDVQTFGGFSGLQYGQQYAFLQAGGISGGFDTITMPDPALYRGRFLAEGGTGILLVAPASYTLVAETQNQRNVARALDSYIGATGDRDTVSTALDLQSASQYPAAFDAISPAYYQTLTGTTIEQAVAQTQMIAQRLGAVRLGARGFQAMGLEAPLKNDRNGKNVLDARDGKDLLAPAPDNRWGVWALGNGIFSKVATVNDLPGYRFQNGGFFVGADYAWSENLTTGLFGGYQGAYAKYANGSMASVNSALFGGYASFQSGGFYSDAIVSGGYNGYVAKRSIQFSTIDRTARATPDGGQLSAYLDLGHDWRAGGFTFGPLVSAQYTYSGIAPFTETGADSLDLRVEQQNASSLRTNLGGRIAYTWNIASGLTLIPEVRMFWQHEYLQNSTTIGASLDGGAGPSFDYSTTVPARDSVFAGAGLSAAFGRNLGAFVYYNADFGRQDYLSHMISTGLNWKF